CTATACTCCCTTAGCAGGGGAGCGCCTTCAGCCGCTCGGCCACCTCTCCATCGTCGCGTCCTGCACGGCGCCCCGAGGGCGCCTCACCGACCGGAGCGAATCGTGGCGGAGGGTGAGGGATTCGAACCCCCGGTGGGCGCAAACCCACAACGGTTTTCAAGACCGCCGCTTTCGACCGCTCAGCCAACCCTCCGGTCAGCATCCGCGAGTATACCGGCGGCGTTCGAAGGGTGTCAACGAACGCCGGCGTGGCCGACGCTCACGCGTCCGCGTCGGCGTGTTCGTCCTCGTCGTCCGCCCCGGCCGCGCGCCCCGGAAGCCGGTCGGGCGGGAGGCGCGCCGCCCAGGAGGCCTGCGACACGAGGCCGCGCAGGGCGGCGAGCTCGCGCACCGACAACGTCGTGCGGTCGAACACGCCGCGGTAGAGACGCAGCGTCGCCGCCTCCCGGTTCGCGTCGGTGTAGCCGATCTCGTGCCACAGGGCGACGAGGTCGGCGTAGAAGCGTTCGACCTGTTCGCGCGGGGCGGGCGCCGGTTGCGCGGGGTTCGCGACCGGGTCGGCGAGGTCGGGCGTCGGGAGGTCCGGCGCCTGCCGGCGCCGCTCGAACCAGCGTTGCGCGACGACGTTCACGGCCTGCGAGAGGTTGATCGAGGCGTACGCCGCGGTGGGGATCCGCAGGAGCGCCTGGCAGCGGTCGAGCTCGTCGTTGGCGAGGCCGTGGTCCTCGGGTCCGAACACGAGTGCGCCCCCCTCGGCGGGGAGCGTCGCGAGGGCGTCGTCCACCTCGTACTCGCGGACCGCTTCGCTGGCCCGACCCCGCGCCGACGTCCCGAGCGCCCACGTGACGCCCTCGAGCGCCGCATCCACGTCGGGCACGATCCGGGCGTTCTCCAGGACGTCCCCGGCGTGCGAGGCGAGGGCGTACGCGCTCTTGTTCACCTCGGTGCGCGGCGCGACCAGGACGAGGTCGGCCAAGTCGAAGTTCTTCATGGCGCGCGCCGCCGCCCCGACGTTCTCCGCGATCTTGGGGCGGACCAGCACGATGCGGACCCCGCGCCCGGCGTCGGCCGGGCGCGGGGTCGCGGGGTCGCTCACGATCGGGACGCGCGGGGCGTCGCTCAGGCCGAGGCGCCGTCGCGCATCTTGCGGATGCGCGACGCGAGCCGGTGCTTGCGGCGGGCCGCGGCGTTCTTGTGCATCGTCGAGCCCTTCGAGGCCTTGTCGACGAGGCTCTGCACGACCTTCTGGTACTTCTCCGCGGCGGCGAAGTCGCCCTGTT
This genomic interval from Trueperaceae bacterium contains the following:
- the rpsT gene encoding 30S ribosomal protein S20 — translated: MPGNPSVMKKHRQSEKRRLRNRAAKSTIRTFSKKAIAAAEQGDFAAAEKYQKVVQSLVDKASKGSTMHKNAAARRKHRLASRIRKMRDGASA
- a CDS encoding TrmH family RNA methyltransferase — encoded protein: MSDPATPRPADAGRGVRIVLVRPKIAENVGAAARAMKNFDLADLVLVAPRTEVNKSAYALASHAGDVLENARIVPDVDAALEGVTWALGTSARGRASEAVREYEVDDALATLPAEGGALVFGPEDHGLANDELDRCQALLRIPTAAYASINLSQAVNVVAQRWFERRRQAPDLPTPDLADPVANPAQPAPAPREQVERFYADLVALWHEIGYTDANREAATLRLYRGVFDRTTLSVRELAALRGLVSQASWAARLPPDRLPGRAAGADDEDEHADADA